One window of the Candidatus Zixiibacteriota bacterium genome contains the following:
- a CDS encoding putative Ribosome maturation factor RimP (Evidence 3 : Putative function from multiple computational evidences), producing MELKAKIEELITASLTEEGFELVEIKIAQFRKSNRLQIYVASDTGVKIDDCARVSRTIGPLIDASGLFPHGYSLEVSSPGLDRPLMTIKDFRRRIGERVQISFNDPAAANVAGELTAVDEDGTIELRMDKDTRKFALDTVRMGKIII from the coding sequence ATGGAGCTTAAAGCTAAAATAGAGGAGCTGATTACGGCATCGCTTACGGAAGAAGGATTCGAATTGGTGGAGATTAAAATCGCCCAGTTCCGCAAGAGCAACCGTTTGCAGATATACGTGGCTTCGGATACCGGCGTCAAAATTGACGACTGTGCCCGAGTTTCGCGCACCATCGGGCCTTTGATTGATGCCAGCGGGCTTTTTCCCCATGGATATTCGTTGGAAGTCTCATCGCCCGGCCTGGATCGCCCCTTAATGACAATTAAGGATTTTCGCCGTCGGATAGGCGAAAGGGTGCAAATTTCGTTCAATGATCCTGCCGCGGCGAATGTTGCGGGTGAGTTGACGGCGGTCGATGAAGACGGAACAATTGAACTGCGAATGGATAAAGATACACGGAAGTTTGCTCTGGATACGGTCAGGATGGGAAAAATTATTATATGA
- the nusA gene encoding Transcription termination/antitermination protein NusA: MAYDIVEALAMIAREKNIDLDVVISKVEESLLAAAKKKYPLAENLSIKLNRKTGEITMIALKKVVKKVSDKMTEISITEAKELDPSAEIDDEMDIYLEVDEEFGRNAIGTAKQVLIQKVREAERDKIYDEYITRVGTLVSGTVQQIDKGNLIINLGKAEAILPIKEQIPREKYRQGDRIRAFILDVQKMTGGPQIILSRVSNDFLRGLFELEVPEIFEKVIELKAIAREPGERSKVAVYSADERIDPVGACVGIKGVRVQSIVRELNNERIDIIPYSGNPEIFVTRALAPAKVVHIDVFEDEKGMTVAVEDDKLSLAIGKAGQNARLASKLTGWKINIMSETDYNEMRRREAEEMVQVGSLEGIGEKLEEKLVNANINTVQQLAKAEVEDLIKIEGIGQKTAESLLEKARTFLAELEVKRKEAELAKQEEEAAREAEEDAEDGVAEGTDEADSETN; encoded by the coding sequence ATGGCTTACGACATAGTTGAAGCGCTGGCGATGATCGCCCGTGAAAAAAATATCGATCTCGATGTGGTAATAAGCAAAGTCGAGGAATCGCTACTGGCGGCGGCGAAAAAGAAATATCCTCTGGCAGAGAATCTCTCTATCAAGTTGAACCGCAAGACGGGCGAAATAACGATGATCGCCTTGAAAAAAGTGGTTAAAAAAGTATCCGACAAAATGACCGAGATTTCTATAACCGAGGCCAAAGAACTGGATCCTTCGGCGGAAATTGATGATGAGATGGATATCTATCTTGAAGTCGACGAGGAGTTCGGCCGCAATGCTATCGGAACCGCCAAACAGGTGCTAATCCAAAAGGTCCGTGAGGCGGAGCGAGATAAAATCTATGACGAGTACATTACCCGTGTCGGCACACTTGTTTCGGGAACCGTTCAGCAGATCGATAAAGGCAACTTGATCATTAATCTCGGCAAGGCGGAGGCGATTTTGCCAATAAAGGAGCAGATTCCGCGGGAAAAGTACCGTCAGGGAGACCGTATCCGTGCCTTTATTCTCGATGTCCAAAAAATGACTGGTGGTCCGCAGATTATTCTTTCGCGGGTGAGTAATGATTTCCTGCGGGGTCTATTTGAATTGGAGGTTCCGGAAATTTTCGAGAAGGTCATTGAATTGAAAGCCATTGCCCGTGAACCCGGCGAGCGCTCCAAAGTGGCGGTCTATTCGGCCGATGAACGAATTGATCCGGTCGGCGCCTGCGTCGGGATAAAGGGGGTGCGGGTGCAGTCAATCGTTCGCGAACTGAACAATGAGCGGATTGATATTATTCCTTATAGCGGTAACCCTGAGATTTTCGTAACGCGCGCCCTGGCGCCTGCCAAAGTCGTCCATATCGACGTATTTGAAGATGAGAAGGGAATGACGGTTGCGGTGGAAGATGATAAACTCTCTCTGGCCATCGGCAAAGCGGGCCAGAATGCCCGTTTGGCCTCCAAATTGACCGGCTGGAAAATAAACATAATGTCGGAAACCGACTACAATGAAATGAGGCGCCGTGAGGCGGAGGAAATGGTGCAGGTGGGGAGCCTCGAGGGTATCGGTGAGAAGCTTGAGGAAAAATTGGTCAACGCCAATATTAATACGGTCCAGCAATTGGCAAAAGCTGAGGTCGAAGATCTGATTAAGATAGAAGGAATCGGTCAGAAGACCGCAGAGTCATTGCTGGAAAAGGCCCGCACTTTCTTGGCCGAATTGGAGGTTAAGCGGAAAGAAGCTGAATTGGCAAAGCAAGAGGAAGAAGCTGCCAGGGAAGCAGAGGAAGATGCCGAGGACGGTGTCGCGGAAGGCACGGATGAAGCCGACTCCGAAACCAATTGA